The Streptomyces sp. GSL17-111 region AGTGGACGTTCCGCATCACCCCGTACGTCAACGACGCCACCGAGTGGATCGAGCAGAGCCTCGGCTCCGGGGTGCCCGTCGTCGGCGGCACCCTCACCTGGGCGGAGGGCGTCACCAACGGGGTCCTCAACCCCCTGCGCGACGGACTGAACGCCACACCGTGGTGGGCGCTGCTCGTCCTGGTCGCCGCGCTCGGCTGGGCCGTGGGCCGCTGGCGGGCCGCGCTGACGGCGAGCGCCGCCCTGGGCGTCATCGGCGTCCTCGGACTGTGGACGAAGTCCCTGGACACGCTCTCCCAGGTGCTCGTCGCCCTGGTGATCACCCTGCTGCTGGGCTTCGCCGTCGGCGTCCTGGCCGCCCGGGTGCCCCGGGTGGAGCAGTGGCTGCGCCCGCTGCTAGACACCATGCAGACGATGCCGCAGTTCGTGTACCTCATCCCGGTGATCGCGCTGTTCAGCGTCGGCCGTATGGCCGGGATCGCGGCGGCCGTGGTGTTCGTCCTGCCCGCCGTCATCCGGATCACCGCGCAGGGCGTCCGGCAGAGCGACCCGGCGGCCCTGGAGGCCGCCCGCTCGATGGGCGCGACGACGCGGCAGCAACTGCTCCAGGTGCAGCTGCCGCTCGCCCGGCGGTCGTTGCTCGTCGCCGTCAACCAGGGCGTGGTGCTGGTGCTGTCCATGGTCGTCATCGCTGGCATGGTCGGCGGCGGCGCGCTGGGCATCGACGTCATCACCGGCCTGTCCAAGGGCGACCTCGCCCTCGGCCTGCCCGCCGGCGCGGCGATCGTCTGCCTGGGCGTGCTGCTCGACCGGCTCACCCAGCCCGCCCGCGCCGAAGGGCGCTGACGCCCTTCCGCCACGACCCCGGCGGCGGCCTCGCCGGCCGCCGCCACCACCCCCCGCACGCACGACGGGGCCGCCGGACCCGGCGGGCCCCGAAACTCCGAGAGATACGGAAGTAGCCCCACCATGAGCAGAACCCCGATCCGCACCTCCCTGATCGCCGGCGCCGGTGTCCTCGGCCTGGCGCTGAGCGCCTGCGCCGCCGAGACCGACGGCGACTCCGCCGCCGGTGGCGACGGCGGCGGTGCCAAGGAGGTCACCATCGCCGTCCCGTCGTGGGTCGGCGCACAGGCCAACGCCGCCGTCGCCGCGCACGTCCTCGAAGAGGAGATGGACGTCAAGGTCGACATCAAGCAGATGGACGAGCCCGTCGCCTTCGACGCCCTGCACGGCGGCAAGGCCGACGCCCTCCTGGAGGACTGGGGCGGCGTCCCGAAGAAGGAGGAGCTCTACGTCGAGGAGAAGAAGACCGTCGTCGCCGGCGGCGACCTCGGCGTGACCGGCCACATCGGCTGGTTCGTGCCGAAGTACTTCGCCGACGAGAACCCCGAGGTCCTGAACTACGAGAACCTCAACGACTTCGTCGACGACTTCAAGACCTCCGAGTCCGGGGACAAGGGCCAGTTCATCGGTGCCGCCCCGTCGTACACCACCTACGACAAGCACCTGATCAAGAACCACGACCTGGACTACAAGATCCTGCCGACGGGCAGCGAGGCCGCGCAGCTCAAGGAGATCCAGCGGCTCTACGAGGCCGAGGAGCCCTTCCTCACCTACTGGTGGGACCCGCAGTGGATGAACGCCCAGATCGAGATGGTCGAGGTGGAGCTGCCGGAGTACACCGAGGGCTGCAACGAGCCGGCCGAGAAGACCGAGTGCGGCTACGACACCCTCATGCTCCAGAAGTACTTCAACGCCGACTTCGTCGAGAACGGCGGTGAGGCGGCGGAGTTCCTGAAGAACTTCCAGTGGTCGACCGAGGACCAGAACGAGGTCGCCAGCATGATCGCCGGTGAGGGCATGGCCGAGGAGGACGCCGCGGCCGAGTGGGCCGCCGAGCACGAGGACGTCTGGAAGGCGTGGCTGCCCAAGAGCTGACGCCGCGACGGCTCAGGACGCCGGACCCCGTAACCCCGCAGCGGTCCTGACGTCCTGACGTTCTGACGTGCGTCGAGGAGGGCCCGGCCGGGTGCGGCCGGGCCCTCCTCGCACGCGGTCGACCACCGCCCCCGGGCCGCCGCGCTCCGGCCTCGGGGCCGCCTCCTAGGGTGTACCGCATGCGGATAACGAAGATCGCCGTAGCTGTAGTCGCCGCCGCACTGCTCACCGCAGGGTGCGGCTCGGACGACGGGGGCAGCGACGGCGGTACCAAGAAGAAGACGGACTCCGCCGCGAACGGGGCACAGCAGGACGACGACGGCGGAGCCGAGGGGGGCACCGAGGGGGACGCCGAGTTCCTCGCCGTGGAGATCACCGAGGGGCAGTCGGAGGTCGTGGAGTCCAACGAGGACCTGAAGACCCCTCAGCCGGAGCCCGGCAGCGACGCGGACTTCACCGAGAAGGTCGAGCACCGACTGCGCGAGACGCTGCTGCGCCAGGCGAAGGTGAACGGCGAGACGAGCGCCGAGTGCCCGGACGGCGTCACCCTGAAGGCGTCGGCCACGAGCGCGTGCACGGCCACCTACGAGGGCGTGGAGGTCCCCTTCGAGGTCACGATCAAGGACGACTACGAAGAGGGCGCCTTCTTCATCCAGTACGACGCGGAGGCGAAGAAGGACCTCCTCCTCGCCAAGGGCGTCTACGACGCGTGGTGGAAGCGGCACGGCGAGAACGCCACCGGTGAGGTGGAGCAGAAGCTGACCTGCGACGAGATCCCGCCCGTCCAGGCGGTCGACCGGGGCGCCGACACCGGCCACCGGTGCCAGGTGTGGACGAAGTACGGCGACACCGGCGAGTTCAGCACCTTCGACGTGACGACCGACTCGTTCGGCCCGCAGTTCTCGCCCGTCGGCGACTGACCCACGCCGTCACCCGACACGCCCGCCCGGCACGGGGCCGGGGAGCGTCGCCCGCTCTCCCCGGCCCCGTGCCGACTCAGGCCGCGAGGACCTCGCGCAGGGCCGCCAGGCCCCGGTCCAGGTCCTCCTTGCTGATGGTCAGCGGCGGGGCGATCCGGATGGTCGAGCCGTGCGTGTCCTTCACCAGGACGCCCTTGGCCATCAGCTTCTCGGAGATCTCCCGGCCGGTGCCCACGGCCGGGTCGATGTCCACCCCGGCCCACAGCCCCCGGCCCCGGACGGCGGTGACCCGGCCGTCCGCCGTCAGCGCGGCCAGCTCCTGGTGCAGGTGCTCGCCCAGCTCCGCCGCCCGCTCCTGGAACTCCCCGGTGCGCAGCATCGCCAGCACCTCCAGGGCCACCGCGCAGGCGAGCGGGTTGCCGCCGAACGTCGACCCGTGCTCGCCCGGCCGGAAGACGCCGAGGATCTCCCGCGAGGAGACGACGGCGGAGACGGGGACCACCCCGCCGCCCAGCGCCTTGCCCAGGATGTAGAGGTCCGGCACGACGCCCTCGTGCTCGGCGGCGAACGTCCGACCGGTCCGCCCGAGCCCGGACTGGATCTCGTCCAGGAGGAACAGGACGTTGCGCGCCCGCGTCAGCTCACGGACCCCGGCCAGGTAGCCGGGCGGCGGCACCAGGACGCCCGCCTCGCCCTGGATCGGCTCCAGCAGGACGGCGACGGTGTCGTCGTCCACCGCGGCCTCCAGCGCGGCCAGGTCACCGAAGGGCACGATCTCGAAACCGGGCGTGTAGGGCCCGTAGTCCGCCCGGGCCTCGGGGTCGGTGGAGAAGCTGACGATCGTCGTCGTCCGGCCGTGGAAGTTGTCGGCGGCCACGACGATCTTCGCCCGCCCGTCGGGCACGCCCTTCACCCGGTAGCCCCACTTGCGGGCCGTCTTCACCGCCGTCTCGACGGCCTCGGCGCCGGTGTTCATGGGCAGCACGGCCTCCATGCCGCACAGCTCGGCCAGCTGCACGCAGAAGTCCGCGAACCGGTCGTGGTGGAAGGCCCGCGAGGTGAGCGTGAGCCGGTCCAGCTGGGCCCGGGCCGCGGCGATCAGCCGCGGGTTGCCGTGCCCGAAGTTGAGCGCCGAGTACCCGGCCAGCAGGTCGAGGTAGCGGCGGCCCTCGACGTCGGTCATCCAGGCACCCTCGGCCGAGCTGATGACGACGGGCAGGGGGTGGTAGTTGTGGGCGCTGTGGGCGTCGGCGGTGGCGATCAACTCGGGTGAAGTGGGCATCGCACGCTCCGTTCGTGGGATCGTCCGGCGGGTTGGGCCGCACACGGTCATTTCTATCGCCGTCCGGAGGATTCCCGCTCACCCTTTGCGAAACGGGACGGTGCCGTCCGGACACCGGACGGTGCGCGGCGAAGCACCCGTCCGTGCCGGGGGCGCGCACGGGCGGCGAGCGGGCGCGGGGCGGCGCACGTGCGCCCGCCGGTGTGCCACGACGAGGCGGACGCCCCGCTTCGACCGACCACGATCAGGCCCGCCGCTCTGCGAGAATGGCCCGCATGGCTATCGATCGTCCTCGCGTGCTCTCCGGTATCCAGCCCACGGCCGGCTCCTTCCACCTCGGCAACTACCTCGGTGCCGTCCGGCAGTGGGTGGCCCTCCAGGAGACCCACGACGCCTTCTACATGGTCGTCGACCTGCACGCGATCACGGTCCCGCAGGACCCGAAGGAGCTGCGGGCCTCCACCCGGCTCGCCGTCGCGCAGCTCCTGGCCGCCGGGCTCGACCCGGACCGCTGCACCCTCTTCGTGCAGAGCCACGTCCCCGAGCACGCGCAGCTCGGCTGGGTCATGAACTGCCTGACCGGCTTCGGTGAGGCGTCCCGCATGACGCAGTTCAAGGACAAGTCCGCCAAGCAGGGCGCCGAGGGGACGACGGTGGGCCTGTTCACCTACCCCGTGCTCCAGGTCGCCGACATCCTGCTCTACCAGGCCGACCAGGTGCCCGTCGGCGAGGACCAGCGCCAGCACATCGAGCTGACCCGCGACCTCGCCGAGCGGTTCAACGGCCGCTTCGGCCGGACGTTCAACCTGCCGGCGGCCTACATCCTCAAGGAGACGGCGAAGATCTACGACCTCCAGGACCCGGCGGCCAAGATGAGCAAGTCCGCCGCCTCCGCCAAGGGGATCATCTCGCTCCTCGACGAGCCGAGGACCACGGCGAAGAAGATCAGGAGCGCGGTGACGGACACCGGCACGGAGATCGTCTACGACCCGGAGAACAAGCCGGGTGTCAGCAACCTGCTGACCATCTACTCCACGCTCACCAGTACGCCCGTCGCCGAGCTGGAGCAGCGGTACGAGGGCAAGGGCTACGGCGCCCTCAAGACGGAGCTGGCCGAGGTCGTGACCGACTGGGTGACACCGTTCCGCGAGCGGACGCAGGAATATCTGGGCGACCCCGAGACGCTGGACTCACTTCTGGCCAAGGGCGCGGAGAAGGCCCGCACCGTCGCCGCCGAGACGCTCGCCGCCGCCTATGACAAGGTGGGCTTTCTGCCCGCGAAACACTGACAACCGCCCCGAACCGGGCGGCGGGCCCCGCTCGCCCGGTTCACCCGCACCACACGTTTCACCGGTTTCATTCGCACCACTGGCACCAACCGTTTCATCCGTTCCGTCCGGACAGCAGGAGGGAGACGACGTGGGGACCGTCACGGTCGGCGTATCGATCGCGGTCCCGGAGCCGTACGGCAGCATGCTCCAGCAGTGCCGCGCGGGCTTCGGGGACTCCGCTGCCCACAGCATCCCCACCCACATCACGCTGCTCCCACCCACCGAGGTGGAGGCGGCGGACCGGCCGGTCATCGAGCAGCACCTGGCGGCCGTCGCCGCCGCCGGGCAGCCCTTCCCGCTCCGGCTGTCGGGCACGGACACCTTCCGGCCCCTGTCCCCCGTCGTGTTCGTGCGCCTCGCCGAGGGGGCGGCGTCCTGCGCCGGGCTCCAGGAGCGGGTGCGGGCTCCGGAGGGGCCGCTCGCGCGGGAGCTGAACTTCCCCTACCACCCGCACGTCACCGTCGCGCACGGCATCGACGAGGCCGCGATGGACCGCGCGCAGGAGGAGCTGGCCGACTTCGAGGCGGCCTGGCTGATCACCGGCTTCGCCCTCTACGAGCAGGGCACGGACGACGGGGTGTGGCGACTGGTGCGGGAGTTCCGGTTCCCCGGCAGACCGCCGCTGCCGGCCGTCCCCCGGCAGGCGGGGATGTCACGCCCGGCGGCCCCGGCGCCCTAGCGCGCCGGGGCCGCCGCCCTGTCGCGCCGCAGGCCGCGCCGGGTCTGTCGGCAGCGCCTCGGGCCTGTCGGCAGCGCCTCGGGCCTGTCGGCCCCCTTGACACCTCTTCGCAGGGGTAGAAGGGGCCCATGGAATGGCTGACCCGGTTGCCCGTCATCGGCCCGCTCGTCGTGCGTCTGACCAGGACGCACGCCTGGCACGCGTACGAACGGCTGGACACGACGCACTGGACGCGGCTGGCCGCGGCCGTCACCTTCACCAGCTTCCTCGCGCTCTTCCCCATGATCGCGCTCGGAGCCGCCATCGCGGCCGCCTTCCTGAGCCAGGAGCAGATCGACACCGCGCAGGACTGGCTGTCGGACCAGGTGCCCGGCATCTCCGACCAGATCGGCATCCAGTCCTTCGTCGACAACGCCGCCACCGTCGGCGTCATCGCGGGTGCGGCGCTGCTCTTCACCGGCCTGGGCTGGGTGGAGTCGCTGCGGCAGTGCCTGCGGGAGGTCTGGCTGCTGCCGGACGATGAGGTCAACCCCGTCCTGGCCAAGGCGAAGGACCTGGCCATGCTGGCCGGGCTGGGCGGGGTCGTCGTCGTGTCACTGGCCGGATCGGCGTTCACGGTGGGGGCCGTGGACTGGGCGGCCGGGGCCCTGGGCGTCGAGCGCGGCGGTCCGGCGGGCTGGCTGCTGCGGATCGTCCCCGTCCTCGCGGCCGTCGGCGTCGACCTCCTGCTCCTGGGGTACCTGCTGACGCGCGTGCCGGGCGTGCGCCCCGGGCGGGGCGCCCTCCTGACCGCCGGGCTCATCGGCGCGGTGGGTTTCGAGCTGCTGAAGCTGCTGATCGGCGGCTACCTCACGGGTGTCGCGGGCAAGAGCATGTACGGCGCCTTCGGCGTCCCCGTGGCGCTGCTCGTGTGGATCAACCTGATGGCGAAGCTGCTGCTGTTCTGCGCCGCGTGGACGGCGACGGAGGACTACGCGAACAGCGCTGACGGCGCCGACGGCGCGGACGCCGGGGCCGGGGCCGCCGACCGACACCGGGCGGACGGCGGGGATGAGCGCACGGCGAGCCACCCGACACCCGCCGGGGGCGCCGCCTGACCGGGCGCGCCCGGTCCACCCGACACCCACACAGCTGTTCGGTGTACCCTCCACCGTCGACAGTCCCGCCCATCCCCGGCCGCAGTACGAAGGAACCGACATGTCCGACACCGTGTCCGACGCCCGGTCGGCCCTCCCCGAGGACGACGACCCCACCGGAGCCGGCGCGTCCGCCGACCCGGCCCGGTTGCTGCGGCGCCGGCTGGAGCGGCTGATCGGGACGCCCGCGACCGAGGGCAACAGCGTCGTCCCCCTGCGCAACGGCGACGCCATCTTCCCCGCGATGCTCGACCGCGTCCGCCGGGCCCGGCACACCGTGGACATGATGACCTTCGTCTACTGGCGCGGGGAGATAGCCCGGGAGTTCGCCGCCGCCCTGGCCGACCGGGCCCGCGCGGGCGTCCGGGTGCGGCTGCTCCTCGACGGGTTCGGCTCCCGTCCCATCGAGGGGGACCTGCTGGAGGCCATGGAGGCGGCCGGCGTGCACGTCGTCTGGTTCCGCGAACCGCTGTGGCTCTCGCCGTTCAAGCAGAACCACCGCTGCCACCGCAAGGTCCTGGTCGTCGACGAGGAGGTGGCGTTCACCGGCGGTGTCGGCATCGCCGAGGAGTGGTGCGGCGACGCCCGCGACACGAGCGAGTGGCGGGACACCCACTTCGAGGTGCGCGGCCCCGCCGTGGACGGCATCGCCGCCGCCTTCGCGCAGACCTGGGCCGAGTGCCGGCCCGACCTGTTCGACGAGCGCGACCGGTTCTGCGACCACCCCCCGGCGGGCGACGCCGTCGTGCAGGTGGTGCGCGGGTCGGCGAGCATCGGCTGGCAGGACATGCAGACGCTGATGCGCATCGTCCTGGAGTCCGCCCGG contains the following coding sequences:
- a CDS encoding phospholipase D-like domain-containing protein, with the protein product MSDTVSDARSALPEDDDPTGAGASADPARLLRRRLERLIGTPATEGNSVVPLRNGDAIFPAMLDRVRRARHTVDMMTFVYWRGEIAREFAAALADRARAGVRVRLLLDGFGSRPIEGDLLEAMEAAGVHVVWFREPLWLSPFKQNHRCHRKVLVVDEEVAFTGGVGIAEEWCGDARDTSEWRDTHFEVRGPAVDGIAAAFAQTWAECRPDLFDERDRFCDHPPAGDAVVQVVRGSASIGWQDMQTLMRIVLESARTRLRLATAYFAPDDYFVELLCATARRGVTVEILLPGPHTDQRVCQLAGQNHYNELLACGVRIHQYLPTMMHAKVVTVDGIASLIGSTNFNHRSLHHDEEVMLAVIDERLTAELDAHFDEDLTRSEPVCPKRWRTRPVLQRAGEIATAPVRRFL
- a CDS encoding YihY/virulence factor BrkB family protein, giving the protein MEWLTRLPVIGPLVVRLTRTHAWHAYERLDTTHWTRLAAAVTFTSFLALFPMIALGAAIAAAFLSQEQIDTAQDWLSDQVPGISDQIGIQSFVDNAATVGVIAGAALLFTGLGWVESLRQCLREVWLLPDDEVNPVLAKAKDLAMLAGLGGVVVVSLAGSAFTVGAVDWAAGALGVERGGPAGWLLRIVPVLAAVGVDLLLLGYLLTRVPGVRPGRGALLTAGLIGAVGFELLKLLIGGYLTGVAGKSMYGAFGVPVALLVWINLMAKLLLFCAAWTATEDYANSADGADGADAGAGAADRHRADGGDERTASHPTPAGGAA
- the trpS gene encoding tryptophan--tRNA ligase translates to MAIDRPRVLSGIQPTAGSFHLGNYLGAVRQWVALQETHDAFYMVVDLHAITVPQDPKELRASTRLAVAQLLAAGLDPDRCTLFVQSHVPEHAQLGWVMNCLTGFGEASRMTQFKDKSAKQGAEGTTVGLFTYPVLQVADILLYQADQVPVGEDQRQHIELTRDLAERFNGRFGRTFNLPAAYILKETAKIYDLQDPAAKMSKSAASAKGIISLLDEPRTTAKKIRSAVTDTGTEIVYDPENKPGVSNLLTIYSTLTSTPVAELEQRYEGKGYGALKTELAEVVTDWVTPFRERTQEYLGDPETLDSLLAKGAEKARTVAAETLAAAYDKVGFLPAKH
- the rocD gene encoding ornithine--oxo-acid transaminase is translated as MPTSPELIATADAHSAHNYHPLPVVISSAEGAWMTDVEGRRYLDLLAGYSALNFGHGNPRLIAAARAQLDRLTLTSRAFHHDRFADFCVQLAELCGMEAVLPMNTGAEAVETAVKTARKWGYRVKGVPDGRAKIVVAADNFHGRTTTIVSFSTDPEARADYGPYTPGFEIVPFGDLAALEAAVDDDTVAVLLEPIQGEAGVLVPPPGYLAGVRELTRARNVLFLLDEIQSGLGRTGRTFAAEHEGVVPDLYILGKALGGGVVPVSAVVSSREILGVFRPGEHGSTFGGNPLACAVALEVLAMLRTGEFQERAAELGEHLHQELAALTADGRVTAVRGRGLWAGVDIDPAVGTGREISEKLMAKGVLVKDTHGSTIRIAPPLTISKEDLDRGLAALREVLAA
- a CDS encoding 2'-5' RNA ligase family protein, which codes for MGTVTVGVSIAVPEPYGSMLQQCRAGFGDSAAHSIPTHITLLPPTEVEAADRPVIEQHLAAVAAAGQPFPLRLSGTDTFRPLSPVVFVRLAEGAASCAGLQERVRAPEGPLARELNFPYHPHVTVAHGIDEAAMDRAQEELADFEAAWLITGFALYEQGTDDGVWRLVREFRFPGRPPLPAVPRQAGMSRPAAPAP
- a CDS encoding DUF4333 domain-containing protein, translated to MRITKIAVAVVAAALLTAGCGSDDGGSDGGTKKKTDSAANGAQQDDDGGAEGGTEGDAEFLAVEITEGQSEVVESNEDLKTPQPEPGSDADFTEKVEHRLRETLLRQAKVNGETSAECPDGVTLKASATSACTATYEGVEVPFEVTIKDDYEEGAFFIQYDAEAKKDLLLAKGVYDAWWKRHGENATGEVEQKLTCDEIPPVQAVDRGADTGHRCQVWTKYGDTGEFSTFDVTTDSFGPQFSPVGD
- a CDS encoding glycine betaine ABC transporter substrate-binding protein produces the protein MSRTPIRTSLIAGAGVLGLALSACAAETDGDSAAGGDGGGAKEVTIAVPSWVGAQANAAVAAHVLEEEMDVKVDIKQMDEPVAFDALHGGKADALLEDWGGVPKKEELYVEEKKTVVAGGDLGVTGHIGWFVPKYFADENPEVLNYENLNDFVDDFKTSESGDKGQFIGAAPSYTTYDKHLIKNHDLDYKILPTGSEAAQLKEIQRLYEAEEPFLTYWWDPQWMNAQIEMVEVELPEYTEGCNEPAEKTECGYDTLMLQKYFNADFVENGGEAAEFLKNFQWSTEDQNEVASMIAGEGMAEEDAAAEWAAEHEDVWKAWLPKS